One segment of Papaver somniferum cultivar HN1 unplaced genomic scaffold, ASM357369v1 unplaced-scaffold_137, whole genome shotgun sequence DNA contains the following:
- the LOC113334412 gene encoding glucan endo-1,3-beta-glucosidase 4-like, protein MRTSPIFVLAFLVSALLVAVISQNPVEAASEWCVADRQAPKEKLEAALNWACGQRADVCLNVQQGQPCYLPNTLEDHASYAFNSYYQKFKSQGALCNFGGIAKIANIDPSYGSCKYDTAMA, encoded by the exons ATGAGGACTTCACCCATTTTTGTGCTAGCATTTCTGGTATCTGCTCTCCTTGTTGCAGTAATCTCACAAAATCCAG TTGAGGCAGCTAGTGAATGGTGTGTTGCTGATCGTCAGGCCCCTAAAGAAAAACTTGAAGCCGCACTAAACTGGGCGTGTGGGCAAAGGGCCGATGTCTGTCTTAATGTACAACAAGGCCAGCCTTGCTATCTCCCAAACACACTAGAAGACCACGCTTCCTATGCTTTCAACAGTTACTATCAAAAGTTCAAGAGTCAAGGTGCCCTTTGCAATTTCGGAGGGATTGCTAAAATTGCCAACATTGACCCAA GTTATGGTTCATGCAAGTATGATACTGCAATGGCGTAA
- the LOC113334691 gene encoding protoheme IX farnesyltransferase, mitochondrial-like produces the protein MLVVATSGAGFVLGSGGAIDIAGLCLTCTGTMMVAASANSLNQVFEIKNDAKMKRTARRPLPSGRISLPHAAIWATTVGVTGTALLACKENMLTAGLAASTLGLYAFVYTPLKQIHPVNTWVGAVVGAIPPLLGWTAAAGHVSLEAMILPAALYFWQLPHFMALAYLCRNDYAAEGFKMISLADPSGWKTSWVSLRNCLYLALLLLILLLRSLSRSYPFGG, from the exons ATGCTGGTTGTGGCAACTTCTGGGGCAGGGTTTGTTCTTGGAAGTGGTGGTGCAATTGATATAGCTGGACTTTGCTTGACCTGTACTGGTACCATGATGGTTGCAGCATCTGCAAACTCCTTGAATCAG GTATTTGAAATAAAAAATGATGCCAAAATGAAGAGAACGGCAAGAAGGCCGCTACCTTCTGGGCGAATTAGCCTCCCTCATGCCGCCATATGGGCAACTACTGTCGGAGTAACAGGCACAGCTTTATTGGCATGCAAG GAAAATATGCTGACAGCAGGGCTCGCAGCCTCGACTCTTGGTCTTTATGCGTTTGTATATACTCCCTTAAAGCAAATACACCCAGTGAATACATGGgttggagctgttgttggtgcTATTCCTCCACTCCTTGG gTGGACAGCAGCTGCAGGCCACGTCTCACTTGAGGCGATGATTCTTCCAGCTGCCTTATACTTTTGGCAGTTGCCCCATTTTATGGCTCTCGCATACTTGTGCCGCAATGATTATGCCGCCGAGGG GTTTAAGATGATATCTCTTGCTGATCCTTCTGGATGGAAAACATCTTGGGTATCTTTAAGGAATTGCCTGTATCTTGCTTTACTACTACTAATCTTGCTTCTACGTAGTCTAtcacgaagttatccttttggaGGTTGA